In one window of Gloeomargarita sp. SRBZ-1_bins_9 DNA:
- the petA gene encoding apocytochrome f produces MKMRGLFQQLALVGLGMLLWLGWLPAPAYAYPFWAQQAYDNPREPTGRIVCANCHLAQKPVQLELPQAVLPNQVFEAKVKIPYDTSLQQVYADGSRGPLNVGAVVILPEGFTLAPEDRIPPELKEKTEGIYYQTYSEDKPNILLVGPLPGDQYQEIVFPILAPDPATNKNVHFLKYPVYLGGNRGRGQVYPTGEKSNNTVFTASVSGRITAITPQAEGGYQVTIQPEEGDPVVETIPPGPQLIVAVGDTVAADAPLTDNPNVGGFGQAQREIVLQSPTRLKWLMAFLATVALAQVLLVLKKRQWEKVQAQMEF; encoded by the coding sequence ATGAAGATGCGAGGATTGTTCCAACAACTGGCACTGGTGGGCCTGGGGATGCTGCTGTGGTTGGGGTGGCTGCCGGCGCCAGCCTATGCCTATCCCTTCTGGGCGCAGCAGGCCTACGACAACCCCCGAGAACCCACCGGCCGGATTGTGTGCGCCAACTGCCATCTGGCCCAAAAACCCGTGCAACTGGAGCTACCCCAGGCGGTACTGCCCAACCAGGTTTTTGAGGCCAAGGTGAAGATTCCCTACGACACCAGTCTGCAACAGGTCTATGCCGACGGCAGTCGCGGGCCGTTGAACGTGGGGGCGGTGGTGATTCTGCCGGAGGGCTTTACCCTGGCGCCGGAGGACCGTATCCCGCCGGAGCTGAAGGAAAAAACCGAGGGCATCTACTACCAGACCTATAGCGAGGACAAACCCAATATCTTACTGGTGGGTCCTTTACCCGGGGACCAGTACCAGGAGATTGTCTTTCCTATCCTGGCCCCGGACCCGGCCACCAATAAAAACGTGCATTTTCTGAAGTATCCAGTGTATTTGGGGGGCAACCGCGGGCGCGGTCAGGTGTATCCCACGGGTGAAAAGAGCAACAATACGGTGTTTACGGCCTCGGTATCCGGGCGGATCACAGCGATTACCCCCCAAGCGGAGGGCGGTTACCAGGTGACGATCCAGCCGGAAGAGGGTGACCCCGTAGTAGAAACCATCCCGCCGGGACCGCAGCTGATCGTGGCGGTAGGGGATACGGTTGCCGCGGATGCCCCCTTGACGGACAACCCCAATGTGGGTGGGTTTGGTCAAGCGCAGCGGGAAATCGTCCTGCAAAGCCCCACCCGCCTGAAGTGGTTGATGGCGTTTTTAGCTACGGTGGCCCTGGCGCAGGTGCTACTGGTGCTCAAAAAACGCCAGTGGGAGAAGGTGCAGGCTCAGATGGAGTTCTGA
- a CDS encoding rhodanese-like domain-containing protein, with protein sequence MLRQMNAHDFAARRRQNPYLQVLDVREWWEVERACLPGCLHLPLSEFALWSPQIKELLDPAQEVVVVCHHGVRSAQVGAWLLDQGYTQVANLAGGLDAYALLVDPTLPRY encoded by the coding sequence ATGCTTCGGCAAATGAATGCCCATGACTTTGCGGCCCGCCGCCGGCAGAATCCCTACCTACAGGTTTTGGATGTGCGGGAGTGGTGGGAGGTGGAACGGGCTTGCTTGCCGGGCTGTCTCCATCTGCCCCTGAGTGAATTTGCCCTGTGGTCCCCCCAAATCAAGGAGCTACTCGACCCGGCGCAGGAAGTTGTGGTTGTGTGCCATCACGGGGTGCGGTCGGCCCAGGTGGGCGCTTGGTTGCTGGACCAGGGCTACACCCAGGTGGCCAATCTGGCCGGTGGATTAGACGCCTATGCCCTACTGGTGGACCCGACCCTGCCCCGTTACTAA
- a CDS encoding LapA family protein, translated as MTPLLLAILMALLLLVTALFSVQNVALVSLRWLVWQSVPLPLGLVLTLGFALGLVSGALVQGGQRLSRR; from the coding sequence GTGACACCCTTATTGCTGGCTATCTTGATGGCCCTGCTGCTGCTGGTGACGGCTTTGTTCTCCGTCCAAAATGTGGCCTTGGTATCCCTGCGCTGGCTGGTGTGGCAGTCGGTGCCCTTGCCCCTGGGGCTGGTCCTGACGCTGGGGTTTGCCCTGGGCCTGGTCAGCGGCGCCCTGGTACAGGGGGGACAACGGCTTTCCCGCCGGTGA
- a CDS encoding GNAT family N-acetyltransferase gives MHIREAQPQDWLQMWPLIQEVAQAGETYGYDPDLSPTQAYHLWMEVPHKTYVAEWDGQIVGIYYLKPNQGGPGRHVSNCGYIVAQGWRGRGIGRQMGEHSLQMARVLGYKAMQFNFVAASNRVAIHLWQKLGFRVVGRLPKAFCHPRLGYIDALVMYQWLAD, from the coding sequence ATGCACATCCGGGAGGCGCAACCCCAGGATTGGCTGCAGATGTGGCCCCTGATTCAGGAGGTGGCTCAAGCCGGGGAGACCTACGGCTATGACCCGGACCTGTCACCAACCCAGGCCTATCACCTGTGGATGGAAGTCCCCCACAAGACTTACGTGGCGGAGTGGGATGGGCAGATTGTGGGTATCTACTACCTGAAGCCGAATCAGGGGGGACCGGGGCGGCATGTGAGTAATTGCGGCTACATCGTGGCCCAGGGGTGGCGGGGGCGGGGCATCGGGCGGCAGATGGGGGAACATTCGTTGCAGATGGCCCGGGTGTTGGGGTACAAGGCGATGCAGTTTAACTTTGTCGCCGCCAGCAATAGGGTGGCCATTCACCTGTGGCAAAAACTGGGGTTTAGGGTTGTGGGGCGCTTGCCTAAGGCCTTTTGCCACCCGCGGCTGGGGTATATTGATGCCCTGGTGATGTATCAATGGTTGGCGGATTAG
- a CDS encoding Mo-dependent nitrogenase C-terminal domain-containing protein: MSAATDPQSVKSDLWLRGLLTVAWADGHYTDEEKTLVADLLGASEVGDFRPVTPQELAQALPPYDPRTGDFLRTAVMVALADGLYSDAEDRLLRQFCQALGQPLDVLENLRATLVKREGNQYLPQQASERQDLLDPVRRWLDQLEIHDPRVARFLCRLIPAQCPFERDVVLFGRKVVHIPPLCQLNPLYEQLVGLRLRALAFLAQRGEDVPA; this comes from the coding sequence ATGTCCGCCGCGACTGATCCCCAGTCGGTGAAAAGTGACCTGTGGCTGCGGGGGTTGTTGACGGTCGCCTGGGCGGATGGGCATTACACGGACGAGGAGAAAACTTTGGTGGCTGATTTGCTAGGGGCCAGCGAGGTTGGTGATTTTCGACCGGTAACCCCGCAGGAGTTGGCCCAGGCGTTGCCGCCCTACGACCCGAGAACGGGGGATTTCCTGCGCACAGCGGTGATGGTGGCCCTGGCTGATGGCTTGTACTCGGACGCTGAAGACCGGCTGCTGCGTCAGTTTTGCCAAGCCCTCGGCCAACCGCTGGATGTACTGGAGAACTTACGGGCAACCCTGGTGAAACGGGAGGGGAACCAGTATCTGCCCCAGCAGGCCTCCGAGCGTCAGGACTTACTCGACCCGGTGCGGCGCTGGCTGGACCAGTTGGAAATCCATGACCCCCGAGTAGCCCGTTTCCTGTGCCGCCTGATTCCGGCCCAATGCCCCTTTGAACGGGATGTGGTGTTGTTTGGGCGCAAGGTTGTGCATATCCCTCCTTTGTGCCAGCTCAACCCCCTGTATGAGCAGTTGGTGGGGTTGCGGCTGCGGGCGCTGGCCTTTTTGGCGCAACGGGGGGAAGATGTCCCGGCCTAG
- a CDS encoding cytochrome b6-f complex iron-sulfur subunit: MASVSPSADVPDMGRRQFMNLLMTGGLTTVALAALYPFVSFFVPAGSGGGAGSGVIAKDALGNDIKVDEYLKTHPPGDRSLAQGPKGDPTYIIVTDDGQIADYGLNAVCTHLGCVVPWNASENKFICPCHGSQYDKTGKVIRGPAPLSLALVKVQVTEDNKILFTPWTDQDFRTGQDPWWT; this comes from the coding sequence ATGGCTTCCGTCTCTCCGAGCGCCGATGTGCCCGATATGGGGCGCCGCCAGTTTATGAACCTCCTGATGACCGGGGGATTGACCACGGTGGCGCTGGCCGCCCTGTATCCGTTTGTGAGCTTTTTTGTCCCGGCCGGTTCTGGTGGGGGAGCAGGCAGCGGGGTTATTGCCAAGGATGCCCTGGGGAACGATATTAAGGTGGATGAATACTTGAAAACCCATCCCCCCGGCGACCGCTCCTTGGCCCAAGGCCCCAAGGGTGACCCCACCTACATCATCGTCACTGACGACGGGCAGATTGCCGACTATGGGTTAAACGCCGTTTGTACGCACCTGGGCTGTGTGGTGCCCTGGAACGCCAGCGAGAATAAATTCATTTGTCCGTGTCACGGTTCCCAGTACGATAAAACCGGCAAGGTCATTCGCGGTCCGGCACCCTTGTCGTTGGCCCTGGTGAAGGTGCAGGTGACCGAGGATAACAAAATCCTATTTACCCCCTGGACAGACCAGGATTTCCGTACCGGTCAAGACCCCTGGTGGACTTAA
- a CDS encoding NAD(P)H-dependent oxidoreductase, with translation MLAGVSPEFVQQRLSWRYATKKFDPTRKIPPEIWAVLEESLRLAPSSFGLQPWRFVVVHNPDIRAQLVEYSWGQKQVVEASHLVVLALQKNLGPADVDRYLARIAQVQGVPLEKLQGLGQLIKNFLTHPPYPLNLEEWAARQVYIALGQLMTVAAFLGIDTCPMEGFIPDKYDEILGLKETPYRSVVVCPLGYRAADDPQAQRPKVRYEKSEVFMYVN, from the coding sequence ATGTTGGCGGGGGTTTCACCGGAGTTCGTACAGCAGCGGTTGTCCTGGCGGTACGCCACCAAAAAGTTTGACCCCACCCGGAAAATTCCGCCGGAGATTTGGGCGGTTTTGGAGGAAAGTTTACGCCTGGCCCCTTCTTCCTTTGGCCTGCAGCCTTGGCGATTTGTGGTGGTGCACAACCCGGACATCCGGGCGCAGTTGGTGGAGTACTCCTGGGGGCAAAAGCAGGTGGTTGAGGCCTCCCATCTGGTGGTCCTGGCGCTGCAAAAAAACCTGGGTCCGGCGGATGTGGATCGGTATTTGGCGCGCATAGCCCAGGTGCAGGGGGTGCCCCTAGAGAAATTGCAGGGACTGGGCCAGCTTATCAAAAACTTTTTGACCCATCCCCCCTATCCCCTGAATTTGGAAGAATGGGCCGCCCGTCAGGTGTATATTGCACTGGGGCAACTGATGACGGTGGCGGCGTTTTTGGGGATTGACACCTGCCCGATGGAGGGATTCATCCCTGATAAATACGACGAAATCCTGGGGCTGAAGGAAACCCCCTATCGCTCAGTGGTGGTGTGTCCATTGGGTTACCGCGCCGCCGACGACCCCCAGGCTCAACGCCCCAAGGTGCGCTATGAAAAAAGCGAGGTATTCATGTACGTGAATTAG
- a CDS encoding CPP1-like family protein has translation MSETNPYAQLGVSEDASFEEVQAARAQLLRECQGDEKRAQVVEMAYDAILMDRLRQRQEGRIKVPERIRYAERHMVATAEKSDVRTATLPAWAEQLRNWIDTPTTTDVVWTSLVYAGLGFWAWSAPVNAALSVALGIGASLYFLNRKEHRFGRALLLTLVGLVLGALVGNVLVSLGLGLPANTAISWGIFAMLWLVSSFLR, from the coding sequence ATGAGCGAGACCAATCCCTACGCGCAGTTAGGGGTCAGTGAAGATGCCTCCTTTGAAGAAGTGCAGGCCGCGCGGGCGCAACTGCTACGGGAGTGCCAGGGGGATGAAAAACGGGCCCAGGTGGTGGAAATGGCCTATGATGCCATCCTGATGGACCGGCTGCGCCAACGGCAGGAAGGGCGTATTAAGGTGCCGGAGCGGATTCGCTATGCGGAGCGGCACATGGTGGCGACGGCGGAAAAAAGCGATGTGCGCACGGCCACCCTACCGGCCTGGGCTGAACAATTGCGTAACTGGATTGACACACCCACCACGACCGATGTGGTCTGGACCAGTTTGGTGTATGCCGGGTTAGGGTTTTGGGCCTGGTCAGCACCGGTGAATGCGGCCTTGTCCGTGGCCCTGGGGATAGGGGCGAGTCTCTATTTCCTGAATCGCAAGGAGCATCGCTTTGGTCGGGCGCTGCTGTTGACTCTGGTGGGATTGGTGCTCGGCGCTCTGGTGGGGAATGTGTTGGTCAGCCTGGGTCTGGGATTGCCAGCCAATACGGCCATCAGCTGGGGCATTTTCGCCATGCTCTGGTTGGTCAGTAGTTTCTTGCGCTGA
- a CDS encoding methionine gamma-lyase family protein, whose protein sequence is MAISLTDHPLLQAVLAELQPRFQAIDALVKTNLARVLQAMADQRVGVHHFHETTGYGHGDQGRETLERVFAQVMGAEAALVRPQFFSGTHAIACALYGVLRPGDELLVATGAPYDTLEPVLGLRDSGQGSLQDFGVLYRQVDLTPTGEVDWQALPQAVGPRTRVVLIQRSCGYSWRRSLTVAEVGYIVERVKQVNPRVICVVDNCYGEFAETQEPPMVGADLIAGSLIKNPGGTIAPCGGYVAGKRAYVQLAANRLSAPGIGMEAGASLGFNRLLFQGLFLAPQMVGEALKGGLLLAATCQRLGYPVQPTPEQPRPDTIQAIQLGDPDKLVRFCRLLQRLSPVGSYVDPVPAVTPGYESQLVMAGGTFIDGSTSELSADGPLRPPYVVFCQGGTTWLHWLWALEHLLPELAPNSRT, encoded by the coding sequence ATGGCCATTTCCCTGACGGATCATCCTTTGCTCCAGGCGGTGCTGGCGGAATTGCAGCCCCGGTTCCAGGCGATTGATGCCCTGGTGAAAACCAACTTGGCGCGGGTGCTGCAGGCCATGGCCGACCAGCGGGTGGGGGTGCACCACTTTCACGAAACGACTGGCTATGGGCACGGGGACCAGGGGCGGGAAACCCTGGAGCGGGTGTTTGCCCAGGTGATGGGGGCGGAGGCGGCGCTGGTGCGTCCCCAGTTTTTCTCCGGCACCCATGCCATTGCCTGTGCCCTGTATGGGGTGTTGCGTCCGGGGGATGAACTGCTGGTGGCAACAGGAGCGCCCTATGACACGTTGGAACCGGTGTTGGGGCTGCGGGACTCAGGGCAGGGGTCGCTCCAGGATTTCGGCGTCCTTTACCGGCAGGTGGATTTGACGCCTACAGGGGAGGTGGATTGGCAGGCCCTGCCCCAGGCAGTAGGTCCCCGCACCCGGGTGGTGTTGATTCAGCGCTCCTGCGGCTATAGTTGGCGGCGCAGTCTGACGGTGGCGGAGGTCGGCTACATTGTTGAGCGGGTTAAGCAGGTCAATCCCCGGGTCATTTGCGTGGTGGACAACTGCTACGGCGAATTTGCTGAGACCCAGGAGCCGCCGATGGTGGGGGCTGACCTGATCGCCGGGTCGTTGATCAAAAATCCGGGGGGAACCATTGCCCCTTGCGGCGGATACGTGGCCGGCAAACGGGCCTATGTGCAACTGGCGGCGAATCGTTTAAGCGCGCCGGGGATCGGCATGGAAGCCGGAGCGTCCCTGGGGTTCAATCGCCTGTTGTTCCAGGGGTTGTTTCTGGCGCCGCAGATGGTGGGAGAGGCCCTCAAGGGGGGATTGCTGCTGGCGGCCACCTGCCAACGCCTGGGCTATCCGGTGCAGCCGACGCCAGAACAACCCCGGCCCGACACCATCCAGGCCATCCAGTTGGGGGACCCGGACAAGTTGGTGCGCTTTTGTCGGCTCCTGCAGCGCCTCAGTCCGGTGGGGAGCTATGTGGACCCTGTGCCAGCCGTCACGCCGGGATACGAGAGCCAATTAGTGATGGCCGGCGGCACGTTTATTGACGGCAGCACGAGCGAGCTGTCCGCCGATGGTCCCCTGCGACCGCCTTATGTGGTGTTTTGTCAAGGGGGCACCACCTGGTTGCACTGGCTCTGGGCGCTGGAACACCTCCTGCCGGAGCTGGCCCCTAATTCACGTACATGA
- a CDS encoding NAD(P)/FAD-dependent oxidoreductase — translation MTSKRRHFYRRVGRTTLFHCLQRWLHAATLPPEQYERLVERRSRRKLLQTAGALATGALTAHLGHRWSQAASSPRIVIVGAGMGGLNTAYHLRRWGWRALVYEGSNRVGGRIFSTPGQFAPGLVTELGGEFIDSSHDDMLFFARQFGLDLIDLASPSEKSLQTRYVFDGRSYTEAQIIEALRPFARRIAQDAQKVGDTVTYRQHTPHARTLDWLSLADYLRQLGISGWLYDLLTVAYVTEYGLDADAQSSLNLVLMLDTDLRDGFDLYGESDERYKIRGGNQQIPDRLARLLASQLHLEHRLVALRETGSGYRLTFARPGDRYVDVTADVVVLTLPFTLLREVDLQVALPQAKQRAIRELGYGTNAKVILGFQRPFWRTAGFSGDFFTSAPCQSGWDSSRLQRQSVGSLTLFLGGTPGVQVGQGTPQAQARAFLPEVERLFPGATQQYTGKATRFYWPGHAWARGSYACWKVGQYTTLAGSEFAPVGRLFFAGEHTSLDYQGYMNGAAETGRRVAQLLHRQLRS, via the coding sequence ATGACCAGCAAGCGTAGGCACTTCTACCGGCGCGTGGGACGGACAACTCTATTTCACTGCCTACAACGCTGGCTCCACGCAGCTACCTTGCCGCCGGAGCAGTACGAACGCCTGGTTGAACGGCGCTCCCGACGCAAATTGCTGCAAACGGCCGGGGCCTTAGCTACAGGTGCGCTAACTGCCCATCTGGGGCATCGGTGGAGCCAAGCCGCTTCCTCGCCCCGCATTGTCATCGTCGGCGCCGGGATGGGGGGACTGAACACGGCTTATCACCTGCGGCGGTGGGGGTGGCGTGCTTTGGTGTATGAGGGCAGTAACCGCGTCGGGGGGCGCATTTTTTCTACACCAGGTCAGTTCGCGCCAGGTCTGGTGACGGAGTTAGGGGGTGAATTTATTGACAGTTCCCATGACGACATGCTCTTTTTTGCCCGCCAGTTTGGGCTTGACCTGATTGACCTGGCCTCGCCTTCAGAAAAATCTTTGCAAACCCGTTATGTCTTCGATGGTCGAAGCTACACGGAGGCCCAAATCATCGAAGCCCTGCGCCCTTTTGCCCGTCGCATTGCCCAGGATGCCCAAAAAGTGGGAGATACGGTGACCTACCGCCAGCACACGCCCCACGCCCGTACCCTGGACTGGCTCTCCCTGGCGGATTACCTGCGGCAGTTGGGAATCAGCGGCTGGCTGTACGACCTGTTGACGGTGGCCTATGTAACGGAGTACGGCCTGGATGCGGACGCCCAGTCCAGTCTGAACCTGGTCTTGATGCTCGATACGGACCTCCGGGATGGCTTTGACCTCTACGGCGAGAGCGATGAACGCTACAAGATTCGAGGGGGCAACCAGCAAATTCCCGACCGTCTGGCCCGCTTGCTGGCCTCCCAACTGCATCTGGAGCATCGTCTGGTGGCCCTGCGGGAGACGGGTTCGGGTTATCGCCTGACCTTTGCCCGCCCCGGGGACCGCTATGTAGATGTGACGGCAGATGTGGTGGTTTTGACCCTGCCGTTTACCCTGCTGCGGGAGGTGGACCTGCAAGTTGCCCTGCCCCAGGCCAAACAGCGGGCCATTCGGGAGCTGGGCTACGGCACCAACGCCAAAGTGATCCTGGGGTTTCAGAGGCCCTTCTGGCGCACCGCTGGGTTCAGTGGTGACTTTTTCACCAGCGCCCCCTGCCAGAGCGGTTGGGACAGCAGCCGACTCCAGCGCCAATCCGTCGGGAGTTTGACCCTATTTCTGGGGGGAACGCCAGGGGTGCAGGTGGGACAGGGGACCCCCCAAGCACAGGCCAGGGCTTTTCTGCCGGAAGTGGAGCGGCTGTTTCCCGGTGCCACCCAACAATACACGGGCAAGGCTACCCGCTTTTATTGGCCTGGCCATGCCTGGGCGCGGGGCAGCTACGCCTGCTGGAAAGTGGGACAGTACACCACGCTTGCCGGATCGGAATTTGCGCCGGTAGGACGATTGTTCTTTGCCGGGGAGCACACCAGCTTGGACTACCAGGGCTACATGAATGGGGCGGCCGAAACGGGACGACGGGTGGCCCAACTGCTGCACCGCCAACTGCGGTCCTAG